From a single Rhodococcus jostii RHA1 genomic region:
- a CDS encoding TetR family transcriptional regulator → MPRLSADVRRTQLLEAALAVAEDRGIGDVSLRRVAGAAGVSLGLLHYRFADKASSSRRWPMP, encoded by the coding sequence ATGCCCCGGCTTTCCGCAGACGTCCGCCGCACCCAATTGCTCGAGGCGGCCCTCGCCGTCGCCGAGGACCGCGGAATCGGGGACGTGTCTCTGCGCCGGGTTGCCGGGGCCGCCGGAGTGTCCCTCGGGTTGCTGCACTACCGGTTCGCCGACAAGGCGAGCTCATCACGGCGATGGCCGATGCCCTGA
- the hadA gene encoding (3R)-hydroxyacyl-ACP dehydratase subunit HadA: MATILDDTRTTRAQRTAGLVGHHYRVTDFYEVGREKIREFAESLQDPHPAYRSEDAAVGLGYDGLIAPLTFGSIVAMIAQQHLFGEVLTGYDPAEILHTDQRLQFHRPIAVGDRLICDVFLDSFRHAAGNDIMVTKTIMLDQHDTPVQTMWTTLVAYSR, translated from the coding sequence GTGGCCACCATCCTCGACGACACCAGGACGACCCGGGCGCAGCGGACGGCGGGCCTGGTCGGTCATCACTACCGGGTCACCGACTTCTACGAGGTCGGCCGCGAGAAGATCCGCGAGTTCGCCGAATCCCTGCAAGACCCCCATCCGGCGTACCGGAGCGAGGACGCCGCCGTCGGCCTGGGCTATGACGGCCTGATCGCCCCGCTCACGTTCGGGTCCATCGTGGCGATGATCGCGCAGCAGCACCTGTTCGGCGAAGTCCTCACCGGCTACGACCCCGCCGAGATCCTGCACACCGATCAACGCCTGCAGTTCCACCGCCCCATCGCGGTGGGCGACCGCCTGATCTGCGACGTCTTTCTCGATTCGTTCCGCCACGCCGCCGGCAACGACATCATGGTCACAAAGACGATCATGCTCGACCAGCACGACACCCCGGTGCAGACGATGTGGACCACCCTGGTCGCCTACAGCCGCTGA
- a CDS encoding DUF6131 family protein — protein MIILGLILLVIGFVAGISILWTIGIILLVIGVILALLGATGRAVGGRRHWF, from the coding sequence GTGATCATTCTCGGACTGATTCTGCTCGTGATCGGATTCGTGGCGGGCATCTCGATCCTCTGGACCATCGGGATCATCCTGCTGGTCATCGGAGTCATCCTCGCGCTGCTCGGGGCCACCGGCCGCGCCGTCGGTGGCCGCCGTCACTGGTTCTAA
- a CDS encoding DUF5652 family protein, with the protein MTKKRWGDLDPRLRQAFLIGGAFETGLKIATLIDLAQRPRSAVRGSKSLWALALALVNSGGILPVIYLLRGRAG; encoded by the coding sequence ATGACCAAGAAGCGTTGGGGTGACCTCGATCCACGTCTTCGGCAAGCATTCCTCATTGGCGGCGCCTTCGAGACGGGCCTGAAGATCGCCACGTTGATTGATCTTGCCCAGCGTCCTCGTTCGGCCGTCCGGGGCTCGAAGTCCTTGTGGGCACTCGCACTCGCCCTGGTGAACTCGGGTGGGATTTTGCCGGTCATCTATCTGTTGCGCGGGCGCGCCGGATGA
- a CDS encoding DinB family protein gives MQTADKDVLDLLDHTWERLWNRMAGLTDREWSWRPVDADDKITIRWRLFHIAEVLTQSRNWTWLAVTPPEAKLDNGGADCAQDALASVDSAYAAFRELVTFESVDLTAAIGPAAGPYGSATRRSFVLRIADELIHHGAEAALLRDLYASRTCH, from the coding sequence ATGCAGACTGCCGACAAGGATGTGCTGGACCTGCTCGACCACACTTGGGAACGGTTGTGGAACCGTATGGCTGGACTGACCGATCGGGAGTGGTCGTGGCGGCCGGTTGACGCCGACGACAAGATCACCATTCGCTGGCGGTTGTTTCACATCGCTGAAGTCCTGACCCAATCACGCAACTGGACGTGGCTCGCAGTCACGCCGCCGGAGGCAAAGCTCGATAACGGCGGCGCGGACTGCGCCCAGGATGCCCTGGCCTCGGTGGACTCGGCGTACGCCGCCTTCCGCGAGCTCGTCACCTTCGAATCCGTCGACCTGACCGCGGCGATCGGTCCGGCCGCCGGACCATACGGCTCGGCAACCCGACGGTCGTTTGTCCTGCGCATCGCGGACGAACTGATCCATCATGGCGCCGAGGCCGCGCTCTTGCGCGATCTCTATGCCAGCCGTACGTGTCACTGA
- a CDS encoding LuxR C-terminal-related transcriptional regulator, producing MTSVPDPTPNAVGEQQRRPTLTPRELEILRLWLRSESKTVAASDLGISLGTINTHLIRIRAKYAAAGRPVADKSGLLIRALQDGLVSLAEL from the coding sequence ATGACTTCTGTTCCTGACCCCACGCCCAACGCTGTCGGGGAACAACAACGGCGGCCCACGTTGACGCCGCGCGAGCTGGAGATCCTCCGCCTGTGGCTGCGGAGTGAATCGAAGACTGTTGCCGCATCCGACCTGGGAATCAGCCTGGGCACGATCAACACCCACCTGATCCGGATCCGAGCGAAGTACGCTGCCGCAGGCCGCCCCGTTGCCGACAAATCTGGATTGTTGATCCGGGCGCTGCAGGATGGGCTGGTGTCTCTCGCTGAGCTCTGA